ATTAAAGTTTATATCTTTCTATTGCAGACACAAAGGTAGGATTATTGAATCATTTCCAAAGTCAAGTTACAGCTCAAAAAGTCAGAGTCCACAAAGAAGGTaactttcatttcttttccatttctttttagAACACTTCTTGCTTACAAGAATTTCAACTGAGATTTGGTCTTAATATGGTTTAGATCTCAATATTTTAGTGTGgccatataattttttataaacagCATTATTTTAGCAAAACCTTGGTTGAGATCAATGATCATGGAAAGGAGAAAAACACTTACACTTGTATCTGGACTAATATTGTCTTTGGAGATGCATGGTATTATGAAGATTGATGAAAACTTTCTTTTCAGGAACAATTATTGATTGCAATATTATCATACATTTAAAAGCAGTTGTGTGTAGTAAGTCCAGGTATGTATTTGATGCTTGAACCCGTGGCTCTACATCCTTCTGTCTCagttatctttcttttctttttctctgtccccgtgttttccttttttctatCAGATATGTCTCAGTTTCAATATCAAGAAAGCATAGATTATATTGGAAGAAAGTAGTAACTGAAGCTTTTTCTAGAGGCAACTTGAGACTGATTGCCACAATTACCTAGTTTAAAAACAGGACCCTTAAGATAAGAAAATAGTGCCCTCTAatactccctctctctcttgtgttttttccttttacttttccTAAACTTATTTGGAAGCTCCTAATTTAGCAAACAGTAACTCACAGCAGAGATCTTAATTGTTAAATCATCCAAGACAGCACATACAATTTGCAGTTTTTGGAATTGTTGCTATCCAAAATTAGGTATAATTAGCTAAATATTCAAATCCTCTTTACTATCAGGAGTCAAAcaccacaaaataaaaaataaaaataaaaaagaaacaaaacatacATAGTTAAGGAAAAAAATCCGACTTGGAAAATTGGATGCTGATGTATTGAATTATATATCATGAATAAGTACAATTGGATGTGCTTACTTCCTATAGCATGTAAGGACTATTCTACTCTAAATCTATCAAAATCTGTAACAATACACAATTAAGCTCCAACTGGTACTAATGACGCAGGAAACTTCAAATTAGCCTGTGCTGCTGCCCTAAATTTATAGTCATCATCAAATGCAACCCGCTTCCTTTTCTGACCTACAACAGACGCTTCATCATCTGAGATCACAACTAATCCTACTCCaaaatcttcatcattttctGAACACGAACAAGCGATCAAATCATCATCGTCTGAAAATGAAGAACCACTAAGCTGAAAATTAGCCTCAGTCCAGGTAGGACTAGGAACAACAGCAGGTAGTTCAGCTTCATCCACATCAGCCAGAAAGGGATGATCCATCAACATCTCAGCCGTGAACCTGAACATGGGCTTCCTCACAAGACACGCCTTCAAAAAATCCCTCGCCTCCCTCGAAATCCCACTAGGAATTTTAGGCAACTCTCGCTCATCTCCAATAAGATGCAAAAGCTCCTCTGTATCCAACTCTTCCTCCTTATCCCAAGGAGATTTCCCTGTAAGCATTTCACACACCACACACCCTAAAGCCCAAATATCAGATTTCACGTCTTGCACATTCTCAATCACAGTTTCTGGTGCCATATACAATGCCGTTCCCCTCAAGTAATCCAACCTCCCCTTCTTCCTCTGCCCTGACCTCTTAGCCAACCCTAAATCCCCTATCTTTGCCACAAAATTTTCATCAGTACTGCTCACAAGCAACACGTTCTCAGGCTTCAAATCGCAGTGTACATAACCACGATCATGAACATGACTAAGCCCTTTTAACATCGATTTTGTGTACCTTTTAACATTGGACTCAGGCAATCCAGACCCACCGGAATTCTTGATCAAATCGCTTAAGGTTCCTCCAGAAGCATATTCAAGCAACAAGTTATAAACCATATTCTCACCGTTTTGTTGGGTAGTGATTTCTTCGCCAAAGCAGTGAATAACAAAAGGGGAGCCCTGAACGTTGTTGTGAacctctttttccttttgaagcGAAGCAGAAAGAGAAAATTCAGCGGATTTGACAGCCATGGTTGAAGGGAAACAGGGAAAGCGTGATTTGGGTTTCTTGGAATTGGCGAGAAATACAGACCCAAAACCTCCTTTGCCCAGCAATGGCCCTCTGACCCAGGTTTCTCCATTGCCATACAAGCTTGCCTCTGACTCTGTTTTCCTCATGTTTCTTGGATGGCAAGAAAGAAAGATTTCGTGTTTGTTCTCAGAAAAAACACATTACATTTCAAGAACTAGGGTAAAGAAAAGACGTAGGGTTTTGTGGTTTTTATATGGAAGATTTGATAGGGTCTCAGTTCACAACTGAACCTAAGGCGGCACAACAAAAGTGTTACCTGTTATGTATCTCTACTATCAAAACTGACGCGTTTTAACGGTAATATGTTAATGTTGTTGTTTCCAGTTTTCGAGAAAGATTTAGAGTTGAAAATTGGGATCTAATTCGTTTTACTATTGGTGCATTGCAAGTTGCAAACCCAAACAAACCATTTCAAGCACCGGTCAGGATTTCTcacaaacaattttattaaagtaTTTCGTGGACCTGACAAGATTTCAGTTGCTTTTAGAGGTGTGTAAAACGGTttgtgtaataaaaaaaatactcttaaCAATAATGAGGTTAGAAGTTGGAACATATCTCTCAAACAAATTATGAcccattttttaatataatttgtgTAATTATTTTTCTAGTGTTAGTTCCTCtataacattattttgtttaaaactcTTTTAACTTCTTAAATTACTTTAACTAAACAAATGCTAcctaaaatttgtaattttagttATCATTTTGTTAactttaattcatattttaaataacataataTGTGCACTTGAAATTTAGTtttagagaaatgttatgtctgcaacaataacaacaaatcctaagtacTGATAGGTTATTAATGGCTGTTACtaatggataaaaaaataattttaattgtgagttcaaattaaaactaataataacttatctcatagaatttgttatgaaaatgttgtgcatgtaacacttctcttattcttttttcctttttttttttgtgatttattaGAGTTGgatgataaaattaaattttttttagtccaaCTCGTTTTTTATCCAAATTTGGTCTTACTCATACCCAATTGGATTGAATCCAAACCCACCCGACCCCAACCAATCTTCCATGTTTAATTACAAGCCAAAGAATTTAGGCCTCTTTTACTGCATCATCATATCATACGATAAGTAATTGGAGCTTAGTATAACCATGAACTAACCCAAGATGAACAAGAAATACTCTAAGTAAACCATTATTGTCCATGGAACTTCTGAACTAATCAATGACAAGAATGTAAAGTAGTATGTCAGAAGAGGCAGATTGACAACACGTTAATACTTAATAGTCGAGACTCGAGAGTATATTGCAAGTTTTAAAAGAGGGACCAATTTAAAAGCGACCTCAAAGTTAAAGATGTAAACAGTAAAGTGCATATTAGCCTAAGTTTTAAGTGTTCTGTACCTTGCGTGTGCATGCGGAAACATGATTAGTATGAGGAATTGTATATAACCATTATTATAGTGACTTataatctttttcctttttctttttttgaaaagatggtGACTTATAATCACTTTTTGAAAAGTAGGTAACAGATTATATTAACGAAGTAATAATAACTTAATAAGAAAAGTATGCATGAGATACAGCACCACCTCAAAAGTCATATTCATCAAACAAATACGTACCATTCAGGCATTCATCACAAACACTATTAAGCAATTTATGCTGCAAAGTAATCCATTCATTGGGGTACTTAGTAAACAATGGTGTCCCAAACAAGTCATGAATGCAATAGATGTCTCATGCACCAAAAACTAATGATCTTCCATACAAATAATAAATACATGTCtacaaaagaagatgaagtgGGTGGAGgaacaaaaaccaaacaaatgagAAGCCTAGATGTGTCATGTTTCTTCTCTTCCACTTTTCTTTCGGTAGAAATCTAGTAATATACAATTGTTAAAGCAACTCTTTTTTGAAACTGCCTTCTGTGTTCCTTTTTGTTTAACCAAATAAAGCTTCAATGACATTATATAGACAATTCTGGTAATGATGATTCTGCCCTCCAACAAAAAATATTCTGGCAAGAATTCACTGACAACACCAAATCTAGACTGCAATAGAGCCCTGCAGTTATAGTTACAATTAGCACACGTGATGGAACGAAAGAAATTCAAATGCAACATTTGATACCAAATAAGTATGGTTAATTAGAGAAGATACAAAATCCAATTCATGTTTCCAAATTGTGCATTTGGTTGAACACCTATATCATTAGGGCatgacaaaaaatataatagatCAGAACCCTACATGAAAATAGActtgcaaagaaataaaagctaTCTGCCCATAAATAAGAAGCCTAGGTTTGTCATATGGGTGGACGATAGCCTAAAAGCCCAGAAATACACAAGCACTAAACTCGATCCAACACATTAAGGAAGGCCCTGAATTCATCCACCTGGGAAAAGCACTgaagtaaaaattatataccAAAACTCAGGACTAAATCAAGCTATCACAATAGTCAAATGTATGTACGTAACTACCCCATTCTATTACTGACTCGTACAATGCTCCAAATATAAGGGAGTTGATGTTTCAAACCAACGCTTCATGACCTAGACCTCTTTTATGTGAAGCGGATGGACACATGTAGTACCTCTCGTAAAAGTCTATGATATATACTATGCATAATCCTCAACATGAAAGCAAGCAAATGGAAACTAAAAGACTAATGCAGAACTTGCACTACACATCCCCTGCTACTCAGGGAAACTCATACACGAACATGTTCTTATTTTAAGACCATGAATGCTTGTAATTAAAATTGCAGGTACTGGTTGTAGCAATTAGTAAAGTACCTGTACAAGATATGCACCCAAACAGTTGAACTTTAACCGCTTTGGAGTACCACTTGTGGGTCAAGTTGTCCGCTACAATAACTGGAAGGAACAGCAGATAGCTCCTGCCTTCCTTTCCATTCTTCACCTGGTTTCAATGTAATTGGCGTCTCCACACAAGCAGCTTCAACACACAGCATATGCTTGTACTCATCATCCCCAAAATCAGGAATTGCCTTTGCTTTCTTATCCCATGGATTCCAAACCACTGCAGAGGAAAAGGATTGTGTTAATGACACTAAAATCAATTCCTTTTACATTTGCTTCCTTCAAGACTAGCTGTAGTCTAACTTGATTGTAAGTTAGTGGTTGGATGAATTCATCCATTGTCATCAATAGGACTCCACCCAT
The sequence above is drawn from the Castanea sativa cultivar Marrone di Chiusa Pesio chromosome 5, ASM4071231v1 genome and encodes:
- the LOC142637350 gene encoding mitogen-activated protein kinase kinase kinase 20-like → MRKTESEASLYGNGETWVRGPLLGKGGFGSVFLANSKKPKSRFPCFPSTMAVKSAEFSLSASLQKEKEVHNNVQGSPFVIHCFGEEITTQQNGENMVYNLLLEYASGGTLSDLIKNSGGSGLPESNVKRYTKSMLKGLSHVHDRGYVHCDLKPENVLLVSSTDENFVAKIGDLGLAKRSGQRKKGRLDYLRGTALYMAPETVIENVQDVKSDIWALGCVVCEMLTGKSPWDKEEELDTEELLHLIGDERELPKIPSGISREARDFLKACLVRKPMFRFTAEMLMDHPFLADVDEAELPAVVPSPTWTEANFQLSGSSFSDDDDLIACSCSENDEDFGVGLVVISDDEASVVGQKRKRVAFDDDYKFRAAAQANLKFPASLVPVGA